GGTCTCGGCGAGCGTGGCTTGCAGGCCCGCGGCGAGCGCTTGGGCCGCGCTTGCGGCGCGTTCGGCATCGCTGCGGAGCTGTTCTTCGCGCTGCACGCGTTGTTGTGTTTCGTCGGCTCGCGCCAATGCGGCGGTGAGACGTTCTTGCGCGCGTACGAGCGCGCTCTGCGAGATCGTGCGAAGCACGAGCGCGCCTATTGCGAAGCCGATACACAGGGCAACGATGGCGATTGCGATGGGGTTCTCGATCACGGCGTCGGCGTTCCGACGTATTTGGTGAGGAACGCGAGCGTTCGCTTCCACGCGTCGTGCGCCGCCACGGCCACGTATGAAGCGCGCTGATCGTCGAAGAAGGCATGTCCGGCGGTGGGATAGATGCGGATGTCGTTCGGTACGTGCAACGCGGCTTGAAAAGCGCGGACATCGGCGGCCGGGATGCTGGTGTCGCGTTCGCCGTAGCTGCCGCAGATCGGTACGTCGACAAAATCGGGTTCGATGCCGTCGACGGCGCCGTAGAACGGTGCAGCGGTCGTAAAGAATTTGCCGTTGTCGATCGCTTGTTGCAAAACGATGTGGCCGCCCATGCAGAATCCCGTCACGCCGGTCTTGGCTTTGGGCGAGCGTTCTTTGGCCCATTCGGCCGCTGCGCGAATATCGCCGTCGTATTGTTGGCGATCGAGTTGTTGGTAGTAGGGGCGAAAGACGGCGATATCGGAGACGCCGTCGCCGCTGGGCGCTTTGAAGCGCGAGTAAAGGTCGGGCGCAATCGCAACGAAGCCGGCTTTCGCATAGCGCCGGACGACGTCGCGAATCGAGGTGTCGACGCCCCAAATGTGCATGACGACGACGAGCGCCGGCGTTGCGGCATGCGCGTTGGCCGGCCATGCGGCATAGGCGTCGATCGTCGTATCCGGGCGCTTAAGGGAGATGGATCGCGCGACGATGCTCGGATCGTCCGGTGCCACCAGCGGCGGATGCGGGCGGCCCAGCGTCTCGGCCATGGCGGCTCCGGTCGCGGCTGCCGCCCCGGCCGCGGCCGAGATGCCCACGAATGCGCCGCGCGAAAATTCCGGCGAAGTGGACTGCGTGGGGTCGACCGGATCTTTCATACTGCCTATCTTCTTTTGTGTCGCCGTGCTCACCCGCGCTAGAGGTTGGATCGAGCCGAAACGGGGAACCAAGTCCTCAACCGATTCCTTGATGAGAGGTCCCCATGCACGCGAAGTCTCCTCTGCGCATTGCGGTCGCGCTCACCATGCTCGCCTTTGGGGCCAGCGCGTGCTCGAGCCCTCCGCCGGCGACGACCGGCGCGGCGACCACGTCCGCATCCGCGACCGGCGCGCTGTACGATGCGTCGGCATTGCCGTCGGGGCCGTTAGGCCAGGAAATTCGGTTGGGCCACGACGTCATCGATAACCCGGCAAAGTATCTCAAAGCCGACGTGACCGCGAACATGACGTGCTCGTCGTGCCATATCGCCGCCGGGACCGTGCCGCGCGGCGCGTCGCTCGCCGGCGTCTACGCTCGGTTTCCGCAATACAACAAGCGCTCGAAGCGCGTGATCGCGCTACAGGACCGGTTGGCGGAGTGCTTCCTCTACAGTATGAACGGCCGGGCCCCCGCCTACACGAGCAAAGAGATGATCGCGATGGTGGCCTACCTTGCGTACATCTCGCGCGACGTTCCCGTCGGCACGCCCAAAGCGAAGGCCGATAGTTTCGCCGTCACGGTGCCGAGCACCGCACCGGACGTTGCCGATGGCGGTAAGCTGTACGCGCAGAAATGCGTGACGTGCCATCAAGCCAACGGCGCGGGCATTAGCGGCGCGTTCCCCCCGCTGTGGGGAGCAACGTCGTTCAACAGCGGCGCAGGCATGGCGAACCTTGCCAACATGACGGGCTTCGTCAAATACAACATGCCGCAGAACGCACCCGGAACGC
The genomic region above belongs to Candidatus Dormiibacterota bacterium and contains:
- a CDS encoding c-type cytochrome, producing MPSTAPDVADGGKLYAQKCVTCHQANGAGISGAFPPLWGATSFNSGAGMANLANMTGFVKYNMPQNAPGTLSVKEAYDIAAFVLSHPRPKFNGSAPMSSPALPAKFF
- a CDS encoding dienelactone hydrolase family protein, with amino-acid sequence MKDPVDPTQSTSPEFSRGAFVGISAAAGAAAATGAAMAETLGRPHPPLVAPDDPSIVARSISLKRPDTTIDAYAAWPANAHAATPALVVVMHIWGVDTSIRDVVRRYAKAGFVAIAPDLYSRFKAPSGDGVSDIAVFRPYYQQLDRQQYDGDIRAAAEWAKERSPKAKTGVTGFCMGGHIVLQQAIDNGKFFTTAAPFYGAVDGIEPDFVDVPICGSYGERDTSIPAADVRAFQAALHVPNDIRIYPTAGHAFFDDQRASYVAVAAHDAWKRTLAFLTKYVGTPTP